The proteins below are encoded in one region of Methylobacillus flagellatus KT:
- a CDS encoding TfoX/Sxy family protein, translating to MNELITHLEELLQGFGPIRAKRMFGGYGIYHDGLMFALIADDTLYLKADAESRKEFDSLGLPAFRYAKQGKEVTMSYFQAPADMLEAPEQAVYWARLAYAAALRAAHR from the coding sequence ATGAATGAACTCATCACCCATCTGGAGGAATTGCTGCAGGGCTTCGGCCCCATCCGTGCCAAGCGCATGTTCGGCGGTTATGGCATTTACCATGACGGCCTGATGTTCGCGCTGATCGCCGACGATACACTCTACCTCAAGGCTGACGCAGAGAGCCGCAAGGAATTCGACAGCCTCGGCTTGCCTGCCTTCCGCTACGCTAAGCAGGGAAAGGAAGTCACCATGTCCTATTTCCAGGCGCCGGCGGATATGCTCGAAGCGCCGGAACAAGCGGTCTATTGGGCGCGCCTCGCCTATGCCGCCGCATTGCGTGCGGCACACAGGTAG
- a CDS encoding M48 family metallopeptidase, protein MKSIRLILMTLALLQLASCTTISTTSSGNVGVNRKQYVGLVTEEEAVQQSALAYQQTVKDAQAKKLLNTDSAETRRVRNIANKLIAHVGVFRPDAPNWKWEVNVQESKEINAYCMAGGKIMVYTGLLDQIKPTDDELAAVMGHEIAHALREHVRERMSRAKAQQYGLLGLAAVVGLSSKNADNALQTLALGGTVAALALTLPNSRTAEHEADQIGLELAARAGYDPNAALSLWQKMSAVGGEKPPEILSTHPSDESRMADIKRLIPAVMPLYEQAKKQRQ, encoded by the coding sequence ATGAAATCCATCAGACTGATATTAATGACGCTGGCATTGCTCCAGCTTGCAAGCTGCACGACGATCAGCACGACCAGCAGCGGCAATGTGGGCGTCAACCGCAAGCAGTATGTGGGACTGGTTACCGAAGAGGAAGCAGTACAGCAATCTGCCCTGGCCTACCAGCAAACCGTCAAGGATGCTCAAGCCAAGAAGCTGTTGAATACTGATAGCGCCGAAACCAGGCGCGTGCGCAACATCGCCAACAAACTGATTGCCCATGTCGGCGTATTCCGGCCCGATGCCCCAAACTGGAAATGGGAAGTCAATGTGCAGGAAAGCAAGGAAATCAATGCCTACTGCATGGCAGGCGGCAAGATCATGGTCTATACCGGCCTGCTCGACCAGATCAAGCCCACCGATGACGAGCTTGCCGCTGTGATGGGCCACGAAATCGCCCATGCCCTGCGCGAGCACGTGCGCGAGCGCATGTCCCGCGCCAAGGCGCAACAGTATGGGTTGCTTGGCCTGGCTGCCGTGGTCGGCCTCAGCTCCAAGAATGCTGACAATGCACTTCAGACATTGGCACTCGGCGGCACAGTGGCAGCCTTGGCACTCACGCTCCCTAACAGCCGTACCGCGGAACATGAGGCAGACCAGATCGGCCTCGAGCTTGCGGCGCGTGCAGGCTATGACCCGAATGCAGCACTCAGCCTCTGGCAGAAAATGAGTGCAGTAGGAGGCGAGAAACCACCTGAAATCCTCAGCACCCATCCTTCGGATGAATCCCGCATGGCAGATATCAAGCGCCTGATTCCTGCCGTCATGCCGCTTTACGAGCAAGCCAAGAAGCAGCGTCAATGA
- the dapD gene encoding 2,3,4,5-tetrahydropyridine-2,6-dicarboxylate N-succinyltransferase: MSNLQTIIEDAFERRAEITPSTASAEIKDAVFSVLADLDSGKLRVAERTDGQNWVTHQWIKKAVLLSFRLEDNVLLDDGVTKYFDKVPPKFANYTEADFKAGGFRVVPNAIVRRGSFIAKNAVLMPSYVNIGAYVGEGTMVDTWATVGSCAQIGKNVHLSGGVGIGGVLEPVQAGPTIIGDNCFIGARSEVVEGVIVEDNCVISMGVYIGQSTKIYDRETGEIHYGRVPTGSVVVSGNLPSKDGSYSLYCAVIVKKVDEKTLGKVGINELLRGI, from the coding sequence ATGAGCAATTTGCAAACCATTATCGAAGACGCGTTCGAGCGTCGTGCCGAGATTACTCCGTCCACTGCCAGCGCAGAAATCAAGGATGCTGTGTTCAGCGTGCTTGCCGACCTCGATAGCGGCAAACTGCGCGTGGCAGAGCGCACCGACGGCCAGAACTGGGTCACCCACCAATGGATCAAGAAGGCCGTATTGCTCTCCTTCCGCCTCGAAGACAATGTCCTGCTCGATGACGGCGTCACCAAGTATTTCGACAAGGTTCCGCCCAAGTTCGCCAACTATACTGAAGCAGACTTCAAGGCCGGCGGCTTCCGCGTCGTACCTAACGCAATCGTGCGCCGCGGTTCTTTCATTGCCAAGAACGCTGTGTTAATGCCTTCCTATGTCAATATCGGCGCTTACGTCGGTGAAGGCACCATGGTGGACACATGGGCCACCGTCGGCTCCTGCGCCCAGATCGGCAAGAACGTCCACCTTTCCGGCGGCGTGGGCATCGGCGGTGTGCTGGAGCCCGTACAGGCCGGCCCCACCATCATCGGTGACAACTGCTTCATCGGCGCACGATCCGAAGTGGTCGAAGGCGTCATCGTCGAGGACAACTGCGTGATTTCCATGGGCGTCTACATCGGCCAGAGCACCAAGATCTATGACCGCGAAACGGGCGAGATCCATTATGGCCGCGTCCCGACCGGTTCGGTCGTCGTCTCCGGCAACCTCCCTTCCAAGGATGGCAGCTACAGCCTGTATTGCGCCGTCATCGTCAAGAAAGTCGATGAAAAAACGCTTGGCAAGGTTGGCATCAACGAGTTGCTCCGCGGCATTTAA
- a CDS encoding putative bifunctional diguanylate cyclase/phosphodiesterase, whose translation MTGNYDYTLVLLSVGIAFISSMAAFMFTDRVVRNQGRLAKAWMALGAIALGSGVWAMHFTSMLAWSLPTPMESMLDHTVLSWLIAVSASWLALDIASRPGYSLQALIIAGSVMGLGISGMHYTGMHALQMFPDITYNRTLLVLSLSVAVAVSILAMACMFHAGHQSRNNSLRARLYAALAMTGGIACTHFTAMAAIEIPAHIALTATPTSQPGLLSVIIALGTCLLALLAAILATVDSRHRDRDNWLHADTQDKLSRMHMLDDLTQLPNHSYFQHHLNIGIRRTARLGSALAVAVIKLDNLRQIRQELGQHISNEVLRLAAKRIKETIRGCDMAAYNTSETFLILFEDIQHEQDIVPVMERIMQSLNATLRIDHHEIPLEARAGLALYPKHGTADRLLTYAEAAMHRVAPDDNRGFRLFDDRLEPASFDLLETRQELRKAIENGEMALYFEPRMDMAGGTITGLEVLPRWLHPTKGAIPAATFAPMAENMGLINDINTWVLEQSCRIIKDLQGHLIHVPVYLPLTSAQLHTPGIQQHVADTLNRFKLPSDALVLEVAELDFMQQPEHHTDLLKQLPAISLKISLENFGTRFSSLPYIQHLGLKILKLDHSFTRELLSNPKARAIAGAIIELAHAQHLKVVAEHVSNEAERNTLLSLECNEIQGYFCANPVHEAQLSEFLMSSKLSSLQKTPLPEHNAQPAYSVTADSLASAR comes from the coding sequence ATGACAGGCAATTACGATTACACGCTGGTGCTGCTTTCGGTTGGGATTGCGTTCATCTCATCGATGGCTGCATTCATGTTCACTGATCGTGTTGTCCGCAATCAGGGGCGCTTAGCCAAGGCATGGATGGCGCTGGGAGCCATCGCCCTGGGATCAGGGGTCTGGGCCATGCATTTCACCAGCATGCTCGCATGGTCGCTGCCTACCCCCATGGAGTCCATGCTCGACCATACCGTACTTTCCTGGCTGATCGCGGTCAGTGCCTCCTGGCTGGCGCTTGATATCGCCAGCAGGCCTGGCTATTCTCTGCAGGCGTTGATCATTGCCGGCTCGGTGATGGGGCTGGGCATTAGCGGCATGCACTATACAGGGATGCATGCCCTGCAAATGTTCCCTGACATCACCTATAACAGAACTTTGCTGGTCCTATCCCTTAGCGTTGCCGTCGCCGTCTCGATACTGGCGATGGCCTGCATGTTCCATGCCGGTCATCAATCCAGAAACAACAGCCTCCGGGCCCGTCTTTACGCTGCCCTGGCGATGACCGGCGGCATTGCCTGCACACATTTCACCGCCATGGCCGCGATCGAGATTCCTGCCCATATCGCTCTTACTGCGACTCCCACATCGCAACCTGGCTTGCTTTCGGTCATTATCGCGTTAGGCACCTGCCTCCTGGCTCTGCTTGCCGCCATACTGGCCACGGTGGATTCACGCCACCGCGACAGGGATAATTGGCTGCATGCAGACACGCAGGACAAACTCAGCCGCATGCACATGCTGGATGATCTCACCCAACTGCCGAACCACAGTTATTTCCAGCACCACCTCAACATTGGCATCCGCCGTACCGCCCGGCTCGGCAGCGCATTGGCCGTCGCCGTCATCAAGCTCGATAACCTGAGACAGATCCGGCAGGAGCTGGGCCAGCATATCAGCAATGAAGTCCTTCGCCTGGCAGCAAAACGCATCAAGGAAACAATTCGCGGCTGCGACATGGCAGCCTATAACACGTCGGAAACCTTCCTGATCCTGTTTGAAGATATCCAGCACGAGCAGGACATTGTGCCTGTCATGGAAAGAATCATGCAGTCACTGAACGCCACCCTCCGCATCGACCATCATGAGATTCCATTGGAAGCCAGGGCCGGACTTGCTTTGTATCCCAAGCACGGCACCGCCGACCGATTGCTCACTTATGCCGAGGCCGCCATGCACCGTGTGGCACCTGATGACAACCGTGGTTTCCGCCTGTTTGATGACCGCCTGGAGCCTGCGTCTTTCGACCTGCTCGAAACCCGGCAGGAACTGCGCAAGGCAATCGAAAACGGGGAAATGGCACTTTACTTCGAGCCGCGCATGGACATGGCGGGAGGCACAATCACAGGACTGGAGGTATTGCCTCGCTGGCTGCACCCGACCAAAGGCGCCATTCCCGCCGCCACCTTTGCCCCGATGGCGGAAAACATGGGCCTCATCAACGACATTAATACCTGGGTGCTGGAACAAAGTTGCCGTATCATCAAAGACTTGCAAGGACATCTGATCCATGTGCCAGTCTATTTGCCACTGACATCGGCACAATTGCATACGCCCGGTATTCAGCAACATGTCGCGGACACGCTAAACCGGTTCAAGCTGCCATCCGATGCGCTGGTACTGGAAGTAGCCGAACTGGATTTCATGCAGCAGCCAGAGCATCATACCGATCTGCTCAAGCAGCTGCCTGCCATCAGCCTCAAGATCAGCCTGGAGAATTTCGGCACCCGCTTTTCCAGCCTTCCCTATATACAACACCTAGGCCTCAAAATACTCAAGCTCGACCATAGTTTCACCCGGGAGCTCCTCAGTAACCCGAAAGCCCGGGCCATTGCCGGGGCGATCATTGAGCTAGCGCATGCCCAGCATCTCAAGGTGGTGGCGGAACATGTAAGCAATGAGGCTGAACGCAATACCCTCCTGTCTCTGGAGTGCAATGAAATCCAGGGTTATTTCTGTGCCAATCCGGTGCACGAAGCTCAACTGTCCGAGTTCCTAATGTCCAGCAAGCTTTCATCCCTGCAGAAAACTCCTTTGCCCGAGCACAACGCACAACCAGCATATTCGGTGACAGCAGACAG